A DNA window from Argiope bruennichi chromosome X2, qqArgBrue1.1, whole genome shotgun sequence contains the following coding sequences:
- the LOC129960858 gene encoding uncharacterized protein LOC129960858: MSIKSAFEKDDLKFDGHESSDFPQMSEHLRDSNILQSRKTYGRRKNSGSLPVCSENSGSFSATVEDLCAEKNLESLHEKNSNFVADANELKSANDILNPNQVTFSVKQSSLLSGNSEANHTRINKSDGSANELPQKSTVQMGKPVGFLGFGKANFFENPLINQSMFSLIDLVKKFSVRNNETCAKNTPTSKKIKEECELAPLKKESVANSASSSEINSFDKKTLKSTVSIRKSSKNVILKSDVINANKLGVKKGGVKTPSKSIQKRNIRSFDKIEKSVGMIGCVRNTDTPRENGAKIPSKAVQWENIKRSIKVLTKYVSKHKFVENNVKAKVKSSVTRRTSNLPTDASGKRGAKTPSKAVQSKNIKRSIKLLTKYVSKNKFVENNVKAKVKSSITRTTSNLHLVRNGTTGKIQSDRDEKQIEKLPFVHSNEKAIQKQFLNNIPVIFAPIPPVSQETIPLCIRSVNTSVAYDHSIQNGNQPVSLGNFEDLAIPGPSTLSNNHSIQNDNPAVSHGNFEDMAIPGPSTLSNNHSIQNDNQAVSHGDFEDLTISGPSTLSNNHSIENYNQAVSHGNFEDLAISGPSTLSNNHSIQNDNQAVSHGDFEDLTISGPSTLSNNHSIENDNQAVSHGNFEDLAISGPSTLSNNHSIQNDNQAVSHGDFEDLTISGPSTLSNNHSIENDNQAVSHGNFEDLAIPGPSTLSNIHSIQNDNQAVSRGNFEDLAIPGPSTLSNNHSSRDATNFLENPVYHEQEMRTGSFMSLGVFFEQTANDYFQRTENMCMLRKAEMARMIFSSHPSLSNITVSQFCNFPRITAVFSDYLNDCVGVPLNYHDFNEGYDFPENFETENMLSVVKDFVHSIIFYIIPKYGPKPSDVSYLQIINAAVSKMSIRENAIVTRVFGKKSSSEKIKLDDMLSKFDFVAMLVIFDEYKRRQITSNMKN; the protein is encoded by the coding sequence ATGTCTATCAAGTCAGCATTTGAAAAAGATGATTTAAAGTTTGATGGGCATGAATCTTCTGATTTTCCCCAAATGTCTGAGCATTTAAgagattcaaatattttacaatcaagGAAGACTtatggaagaagaaaaaattctggaagtttgCCAGTGTGTAGTGAAAATAGTGGATCTTTTTCTGCTACTGTTGAAGACTTGTGtgcagaaaaaaatttggaatcattacatgaaaaaaattcgaattttgtaGCAGATGCCAATGAATTGAAATCTgccaatgatattttaaatcctaACCAAGTAACTTTTTCTGTTAAGCAAAGTTCTCTTCTGTCCGGAAACAGTGAAGCAAATCATACAAGAATTAATAAGAGTGATGGATCTGCTAATGAATTACCTCAAAAATCGACTGTGCAAATGGGTAAACCTGTTGGCTTTTTGGGTTTTGGTaaagcaaatttctttgaaaatcctTTGATTAATCAAAGTATGTTTTCATTAATAGACCTGGTAAAGAAGTTTTCAGTTCGTAATAATGAGACTTGTGCAAAAAATACCCCtaccagtaaaaaaattaaagaagaatgtgAATTAGCGCCTCTTAAAAAGGAATCAGTTGCAAACAGTGCTTCATCgtcagaaataaattcttttgataagAAAACATTGAAATCTACTGTTTCTATTCGAAAATCtagcaaaaatgttattttaaaaagtgatgtgATAAATGCTAATAAATTAGGTGTCAAAAAAGGTGGTGTTAAAACTCCTTCAAAATCTATACAGAAGCGAAATATCAGGtcttttgataaaatagaaaaaagtgtaGGTATGATAGGTTGTGTGAGAAATACGGATACACCCAGGGAAAATGGTGCCAAAATTCCATCAAAGGCTGTACAgtgggaaaatattaaaagaagtatAAAAGTGCTTACAAAATACGTTTCTAAACATAAATTTGtcgaaaataatgtaaaagctAAGGTTAAATCGTCAGTTACTCGTAGAACTTCTAATTTGCCTACGGATGCATCCGGGAAAAGAGGTGCCAAAACTCCATCGAAAGCTGTGcagagcaaaaatattaaaagaagtataaaattgcttacaaaatatgtttctaaaaataaatttgtcgaaaataatgtaaaagctAAGGTTAAATCATCAATTACTCGTACAACTTCTAATTTGCATTTAGTTAGAAATGGAACTACGGGGAAAATACAGTCGGATCGCgatgaaaaacaaattgaaaagcttccttttgttcaTTCGAATGAAAAAGCAATTCAGAagcaatttcttaataatattccAGTAATCTTTGCTCCAATACCTCCAGTTTCTCAAGAAACAATTCCTCTTTGCATACGGAGCGTTAATACTTCTGTCGCTTATGACCACTCCATTCAGAATGGTAACCAGCCTGTTTCACTTGGGAATTTTGAAGATTTAGCAATTCCTGGTCCTTCTACTTTAAGTAATAATCACTCCATTCAGAATGATAACCCGGCTGTTTCACATGGGAATTTTGAAGATATGGCAATTCCTGGACCTTCTACTTTAAGTAATAATCACTCCATTCAGAATGATAACCAGGCTGTTTCACATGGGGATTTTGAAGATTTAACAATTTCTGGCCCTTCTACTTTAAGTAATAATCACTCCATTGAGAATTATAACCAAGCTGTTTCACATGGGAATTTTGAAGATTTAGCAATTTCTGGTCCTTCTACTTTAAGTAATAATCACTCCATTCAGAATGATAACCAGGCTGTTTCACATGGGGATTTTGAAGATTTAACAATTTCTGGCCCTTCTACTTTAAGTAATAATCACTCCATTGAGAATGATAACCAAGCTGTTTCACATGGGAATTTTGAAGATTTAGCAATTTCTGGTCCTTCTACTTTAAGTAATAATCACTCCATTCAGAATGATAACCAGGCTGTTTCACATGGGGATTTTGAAGATTTAACAATTTCTGGCCCTTCTACTTTAAGTAATAATCACTCCATTGAGAATGATAACCAAGCTGTTTCACATGGGAATTTTGAAGATTTAGCAATTCCTGGTCCTTCTACTTTAAGTAATATTCACTCCATTCAGAATGATAACCAGGCTGTTTCACGTGGGAATTTTGAAGATTTAGCAATTCCTGGTCCTTCTACTTTAAGTAATAATCATTCAAGTAGGGATGCTACTAATTTCTTAGAGAATCCTGTATATCATGAGCAGGAAATGAGGACTGGATCTTTTATGTCTCTTGGTGTTTTTTTTGAGCAAACtgcaaatgattattttcaaagaaCTGAAAATATGTGCATGTTAAGAAAAGCGGAGATGGCTAGAATGATATTTTCAAGCCATCCTTCTCTGAGCAATATAACTGTGAGTCAGTTTTGCAATTTTCCTCGAATAACAGCTGTTTTTTCTGATTACTTAAATGATTGTGTTGGTGTACCTCTTAATTACCATGATTTCAATGAAGGGTAtgattttccagaaaattttgaaacagaaaatatgtTGAGTGTTGTAAAGGATTTTGTAcattctatcattttttatataattccaaaatatggGCCAAAACCTTCAGATGTATCATATTTACAAATCATTAATGCTGCAGTGTCCAAAATGTCAATTAGGGAGAATGCAATTGTGACGCGGGTATTTGGAAAGAAGTCTTCGTCGGAAAAGATTAAATTGGACGATATgttgtcaaaatttgattttgttgctATGCTTGTGATATTTGACGAATATAAACGCAGGcaaattacttcaaatatgaaGAACTGA